The following are encoded together in the Candidatus Methylomirabilota bacterium genome:
- a CDS encoding PilZ domain-containing protein, translated as MSAHSKSLMRHHLRFARYLPIRYAALSSKHPSLKPLAGRTRSIGAGGLAILLPESVPVSTPLLVQIAQGDPLRGNVVWLGQSTPTILGTRFPHGVAFEEPVEAAQVRQWVSQGIQRLDPRAPVRFDIEYTQAQAIVRGTCLSLSRGGIFITTRRPAVPGPEILLHFTPPGLSDRLSILAHVVWVCKEETAPSAITGMGVQFLELEASEAIGIVVDRLCAEAIPPADPSRLLLPPSR; from the coding sequence ATGTCAGCCCACTCCAAATCACTCATGCGTCACCACCTGCGCTTTGCCCGCTACCTGCCCATTCGGTACGCCGCGCTGAGTTCCAAGCATCCCTCTCTCAAACCACTTGCCGGCAGAACGCGGTCCATTGGTGCCGGCGGACTCGCAATCCTCCTGCCGGAATCTGTCCCTGTTAGTACTCCGTTGTTGGTCCAAATTGCTCAAGGAGATCCCTTGCGCGGAAACGTCGTCTGGCTTGGCCAGAGCACGCCTACCATCTTGGGAACCAGGTTCCCCCACGGAGTGGCTTTCGAGGAACCGGTCGAGGCAGCCCAGGTACGCCAATGGGTGTCTCAGGGCATACAACGGCTCGATCCTCGAGCGCCGGTCCGATTCGATATCGAGTACACCCAAGCTCAAGCCATAGTCCGAGGGACATGCCTTAGCCTCAGCCGGGGAGGGATATTCATCACGACGAGACGCCCGGCCGTACCGGGGCCCGAGATCTTGCTCCATTTCACGCCGCCGGGCCTGTCTGACCGTCTTTCGATACTTGCGCATGTCGTCTGGGTATGCAAAGAGGAGACAGCACCGAGCGCCATCACCGGAATGGGAGTACAGTTCCTCGAACTGGAGGCCTCAGAGGCGATTGGCATCGTCGTTGATCGCCTTTGCGCAGAGGCAATCCCCCCTGCGGATCCTTCGCGTTTACTCCTCCCACCGTCTCGTTAG
- a CDS encoding PilZ domain-containing protein — MSDRDDTRRSPRIPCDLPMEYHVKGDRPRDGRITKIGTVGALLTTEEPIPLGAELVLSFRLPVSNRPVRTSCTVKWVDEQSVGVEFAHLNLQEKDEIWKFYARESARQRKARP, encoded by the coding sequence ATGAGTGATCGGGATGACACAAGACGCTCACCCCGCATTCCCTGCGACCTGCCGATGGAGTACCATGTCAAAGGCGACCGCCCCAGGGACGGCCGGATCACCAAGATCGGGACTGTGGGGGCGCTTCTCACCACGGAAGAGCCGATTCCACTTGGGGCCGAGCTGGTTCTCAGCTTTCGCCTCCCCGTGAGCAACCGGCCTGTCCGGACATCCTGTACGGTAAAGTGGGTTGACGAGCAATCGGTCGGAGTGGAGTTCGCCCATCTGAACCTTCAGGAAAAGGATGAGATCTGGAAGTTCTACGCGAGAGAGTCGGCGCGGCAGCGAAAAGCACGCCCTTAG
- a CDS encoding redox-sensing transcriptional repressor Rex: protein MAQKRSRQSISSRIPERTITRLSIYLRCVEELVADGMTAVSSQQLAERFGLNSAQVRKDLAYFGQFGVRGLGYYTEGLKQNLERILGLNQKWEVALVGLGNLGSALLNYRGFQQRGFRILVAFEIDPSKVGHRVGRVAVYHVQKLVPILKRRRIKMAVIAVPAGAAQGVATRLVAAGVHAILNFAPTQLSVPKGVKVQNVDLSVMLKTLSFYIVRSARDSRAPVRTSHRALKK, encoded by the coding sequence ATGGCACAGAAGCGGTCGAGACAGTCGATCAGTTCTCGGATCCCTGAAAGGACCATCACCCGCCTGAGTATCTACCTCAGGTGTGTGGAGGAGCTTGTCGCCGATGGGATGACCGCTGTCTCTTCGCAGCAGTTGGCCGAACGCTTCGGGCTGAACTCCGCCCAGGTTCGAAAGGATCTGGCATACTTCGGCCAGTTCGGCGTTCGGGGACTCGGCTATTATACCGAGGGGCTCAAGCAGAACCTGGAGCGGATCCTGGGCCTCAACCAAAAATGGGAGGTTGCCCTAGTCGGTCTGGGAAACTTGGGCTCCGCCCTCCTGAATTACCGGGGCTTTCAGCAGCGGGGGTTTCGGATATTGGTGGCCTTCGAAATTGATCCCAGCAAGGTGGGCCACCGGGTTGGCAGGGTCGCGGTCTACCACGTGCAGAAGCTGGTCCCGATCCTCAAGCGTCGTAGGATCAAGATGGCCGTCATCGCAGTCCCCGCAGGGGCAGCCCAGGGGGTGGCCACCCGGTTGGTTGCTGCGGGGGTACACGCCATCCTCAACTTCGCCCCCACGCAGCTCTCTGTTCCCAAAGGGGTGAAAGTGCAGAACGTAGACCTCTCCGTCATGCTCAAGACCTTGAGCTTCTATATCGTCCGTTCCGCCCGCGACTCCCGCGCCCCCGTCAGGACCAGCCACCGAGCACTGAAAAAGTAA